A window of Planctomycetaceae bacterium contains these coding sequences:
- a CDS encoding sigma-70 family RNA polymerase sigma factor, which yields MTQFPETRESLIIQVRDPENRVAWEQFVAIYRPVIVRAAVARGMQAADAQDLAQQVLLAVASAIGDWERRDQSTRFRHWLRRVTRNAIVNAFSRGPKDRAAGGSSIHELLAQHRQPAPETESLIDIDWEYRRELYLQAASIVQRDVQPETWRAFELTVIDGVSNQAAAKELGKSLGTIYTARCRIMQRLRNVIAEMEAAEE from the coding sequence GTGACCCAGTTCCCCGAAACACGTGAGAGCCTGATCATTCAGGTCCGGGATCCGGAAAACCGGGTGGCGTGGGAACAGTTCGTCGCGATTTATCGGCCAGTGATCGTTCGCGCCGCCGTGGCTCGTGGGATGCAGGCGGCCGACGCACAGGATCTGGCTCAACAGGTTCTACTGGCTGTAGCATCGGCGATCGGCGATTGGGAAAGACGCGATCAGTCAACACGCTTTCGGCATTGGCTGCGCAGGGTCACTCGAAACGCCATCGTCAATGCATTCTCGCGCGGTCCGAAAGATCGGGCGGCTGGCGGCTCATCGATCCACGAGCTTTTGGCTCAACATCGGCAACCCGCCCCGGAAACCGAGTCTTTGATTGATATTGATTGGGAATATCGTCGTGAGCTTTACCTGCAGGCAGCCAGCATCGTTCAGCGCGATGTGCAGCCTGAGACCTGGCGAGCATTCGAGCTGACGGTCATTGATGGCGTTAGCAATCAGGCGGCTGCCAAAGAACTCGGAAAATCCCTGGGAACGATCTATACGGCTCGCTGCCGTATCATGCAGCGACTGCGGAACGTGATTGCCGAAATGGAGGCAGCGGAAGAATGA
- a CDS encoding protein kinase yields MNQQLCDPNRLSSFVRGELSDEAERELTAHLDECESCGRALERQVAEESAWREATVFLGERIVEDHDADFFIAPPDAQIEHVLSQLSPTDDPDSLGRIGGYEVTGVIGSGGMGVVLKAREHALDRVVAVKVMAPHLAASGSARRRFAREAKAAAAVLHPNVIAIHGVSNEQALPYLVMPYVAGASLQKRIDAEGPLPLVDILRIGAQVAAGLAAAHDQGLVHRDIKPGNILLEQGVERVTITDFGLARAVDDASMTRSGVIAGTPQYMSPEQARGEPIDARSDLFSLGSLLYAMCTGHSPFRAETSFGVLHRITHDEPRPITEINPDIPLWLEGTVMRLLARNADDRFQSAGEVAELLEGCLSHTQNPATTPLPETVIQLSAKPSRYRLWLKFAASGLLMWLFAFAGVLIVLEWNKGTLRIESQADDVPIRIVQGANVVKELTVSKSGKSVRISAGNYQVEIGGKFDGLIVDDGSVTLQRGGEDVVRIVEVAPETNAPGDWPYGRLLKDLRQIKPPGGVPVVPSGVPIRVAMGDELRRRLEAVPEGELDRWIAELERITGDKLDGEMARQACRTHIVNRMSILFEHGEWNAQRANRLFRQLQSLTTSEVTAWKKAFELVLRETIGQNDKQVFDGGPSYAVPLVLISVDALFDDAPGQLNDELSTLSLATAPTDAIAPPIAAVKYRSRLGQLSAQDIAAWSSKVDQFGGTKLDAAINIIRLNDYFVDETFQDGDFSATLAGAEPTRSIGQVADFASEQSTVPQTRLEPEDHANDRPLMVAVGEFNSAYKLEDQLPLTEDEIVACISWILNFDEPPESKLRPDLRLLVEQRQLPEGWEITATEFVDTSLRGSFRKAVVN; encoded by the coding sequence ATGAATCAGCAACTATGCGATCCCAATCGTCTTTCTTCGTTCGTGCGTGGAGAATTAAGCGACGAAGCTGAGCGAGAGCTGACCGCGCATCTGGATGAATGCGAGTCGTGCGGTCGGGCGCTTGAGCGGCAGGTTGCTGAGGAATCTGCATGGCGCGAAGCAACTGTTTTCCTCGGTGAGCGTATCGTCGAAGATCACGACGCTGACTTTTTCATCGCGCCACCCGACGCACAAATCGAACATGTATTGTCTCAACTTTCCCCGACCGACGATCCGGATTCGCTGGGGCGTATCGGAGGCTATGAAGTCACCGGCGTGATCGGTAGCGGCGGCATGGGCGTGGTCCTGAAGGCCAGGGAGCACGCGCTCGATCGCGTGGTGGCGGTCAAGGTCATGGCACCGCATCTGGCGGCCAGCGGTTCGGCTCGCAGGCGGTTCGCTCGCGAAGCCAAAGCTGCGGCAGCCGTTCTGCATCCCAACGTGATCGCAATTCATGGTGTGTCCAACGAGCAGGCGCTACCGTATCTGGTGATGCCCTATGTCGCGGGGGCATCGCTGCAGAAGCGAATCGACGCGGAAGGACCATTGCCGCTGGTCGATATCCTGCGAATCGGTGCCCAGGTCGCCGCTGGTCTTGCTGCCGCCCACGACCAGGGTCTTGTTCATCGCGACATCAAGCCGGGCAACATCCTGTTGGAGCAAGGCGTAGAACGCGTCACCATCACTGATTTCGGCCTGGCTCGTGCCGTGGATGATGCCTCAATGACTCGCAGCGGTGTGATTGCCGGAACACCGCAGTATATGTCGCCCGAACAGGCTCGCGGTGAACCAATTGATGCTCGAAGCGATTTGTTTTCGCTGGGTAGTTTGTTGTACGCGATGTGTACCGGACATTCGCCGTTTCGGGCAGAAACCAGTTTCGGAGTCCTGCATCGCATCACACACGACGAGCCGCGACCGATCACGGAAATCAATCCCGACATTCCGCTTTGGCTGGAAGGCACTGTAATGAGGTTGCTTGCCAGGAACGCAGACGATCGCTTTCAATCGGCAGGCGAAGTCGCTGAGCTTCTGGAAGGTTGTCTCTCACACACACAGAACCCTGCCACAACACCCTTGCCGGAGACGGTCATCCAACTGTCTGCCAAACCGTCAAGGTATCGTTTGTGGCTTAAGTTCGCTGCATCTGGTCTGTTGATGTGGTTGTTCGCCTTCGCCGGTGTCCTGATCGTTCTTGAATGGAACAAAGGTACGCTGCGAATCGAAAGCCAGGCCGATGACGTTCCGATTCGTATTGTTCAGGGCGCGAACGTCGTTAAAGAGCTGACGGTTTCGAAATCCGGCAAGTCGGTTCGCATTTCGGCGGGGAACTATCAAGTCGAAATCGGCGGAAAGTTCGATGGTTTGATCGTCGATGACGGATCCGTCACGCTGCAGCGTGGCGGAGAAGACGTTGTCCGGATTGTGGAAGTTGCCCCGGAGACGAACGCTCCAGGCGACTGGCCGTACGGCCGCTTGCTGAAAGATCTCCGACAAATCAAGCCGCCCGGCGGTGTGCCGGTCGTTCCGTCCGGCGTTCCGATTCGCGTTGCCATGGGTGACGAGCTGAGAAGACGTTTGGAAGCGGTGCCGGAAGGGGAGTTGGACAGGTGGATTGCCGAACTGGAGCGAATCACGGGTGACAAACTAGACGGCGAAATGGCACGGCAGGCGTGTCGAACCCATATCGTGAATCGAATGAGCATCTTGTTCGAACACGGCGAGTGGAACGCACAGAGAGCGAACCGATTATTCAGGCAGCTCCAGTCGCTGACGACATCGGAAGTCACCGCGTGGAAGAAAGCATTTGAATTAGTGCTCAGGGAAACAATCGGCCAGAACGACAAACAAGTGTTTGACGGAGGCCCGAGCTACGCTGTGCCACTTGTGTTGATATCCGTTGATGCGTTGTTCGATGACGCACCAGGGCAATTGAACGACGAGCTAAGTACGTTGTCGCTCGCAACCGCGCCGACCGACGCGATCGCTCCGCCAATCGCAGCCGTCAAATATCGAAGTCGCCTTGGCCAACTCTCCGCACAGGACATCGCCGCGTGGAGTAGCAAAGTCGACCAGTTCGGAGGGACAAAGCTCGACGCTGCCATCAACATCATTCGACTGAACGACTACTTCGTCGACGAGACGTTTCAGGACGGCGATTTTTCAGCCACGCTTGCAGGTGCGGAACCAACGCGTTCGATCGGGCAAGTTGCTGACTTCGCAAGCGAACAATCGACAGTCCCCCAAACGCGACTTGAGCCTGAAGATCATGCAAACGATCGCCCATTGATGGTTGCCGTCGGTGAGTTCAACTCCGCATACAAATTGGAAGACCAACTGCCGCTGACCGAAGACGAGATCGTCGCGTGTATCTCCTGGATTCTTAATTTCGACGAACCGCCGGAGAGCAAATTGCGGCCAGATCTACGTTTGCTGGTCGAGCAACGTCAATTGCCTGAAGGTTGGGAAATCACTGCAACAGAATTCGTCGACACCAGTCTCCGTGGAAGTTTCCGCAAAGCAGTTGTCAATTAA
- a CDS encoding DUF1559 domain-containing protein: MKEVLASIAIWKQKRNEAGVDDATFDNFQRIARTHYLPADTRFEVIPRFETSSGVYSIWSVRIVMPQVSKPEWTYAFGIRHQFVAWNSRMASQIHWGMPDNGLQAGFRLIPAQNDYRVGQVVDVEFLYRSIYGPAIVSLPNAFMHQEAHLRRSETNDALEAIVDEQEKIIGGWMSHLVTEEPIARRGQKIGFTDDPKADFNTNVGTRLIVSPTDGKLSLSFTVANPADGAEGQSLETGELHFRVVRDELSQRDPQAASGIDATAMPVQVESTDGNSSQPAKRSSNSARQGTVENLTKIIYALHRYHDAHGHFPPATILGKDGQGGPPHSWRVELLPLLGYQELYDDYHFDEPWDSDHNKSLLAKMPDVYRSPLDSADSVNTSYLGVVSDDVSKRAAELQEMRDQRSGVLEPEYEQYTPEATVFWKQRGASFIDMHDGTSNCIAVIEAQRDIPWTKPADIDYSAEQPLPELGGWFEQGVHAAMADGMVKFLASDNDEQTIRNLLTITDGVPTKPLLVRRLRIHGAIAVAEGEPEAAAGPEFCQVPDGPLLRILPDQRSIITEADILEVAATTAPNNPPGGDIVAMTLTEEAGKRFLDATTALSEQGTNGYMVIMLDRKVVNAPRVHGPISSKLTITGKIDAMKLAEQIQAAMDEVKSVDLAPAMNGGDDELASIDEVSPTTDVRQGNAALTESGSFVKVPLMVEWHPESAMKKHLGKRHLTMLADGNMKDERYPNAVSRVLRSIFHDCRLESFDRITRDGVDYWDARIFVPLKAEYSIGTLWYKDPIRTLRIGDRHTPVPAPTLTQDDPQAKLDEELKNGFHLRLDDSTEGETGLAFDGGSAGNNSDYFETRITEQHGFLTAKQSVSLNEAVAAFNGMAGENAVGRKQPKLTADEVVASIRNWIDRNKGNAATRKELQQIIDTQTLRAGHQLSFTSRYVSEGHVFDVWEIGFGDDASVPWLRIRDVLLASRPKTQQERELWEQIRTEMAESFDRVRLGGLDASSQRSPEEQTRLGKLLDQAYQPPVVIPGTRSAADEAALHKFRPYRATRRAQVEDEIHKMLQQPTLKSIRKLPLAEVAKQFGRFHDVKIVFDPLWLEDETPDLNQPVSADLGDLSLGAALDFILVPLGMSYIVRDDEIRITSIDRAEAYQYERVHELPPPLKGQEEQVIQALTTRITPDKWWVAGGEYVAAATDGRLTISANRDTQMAVVELLEEMRSTYDSLPTSDSADGDRTGLEESLEPIKN, from the coding sequence TTGAAAGAAGTTTTAGCTTCTATTGCGATTTGGAAGCAAAAGCGAAACGAAGCTGGAGTCGACGACGCGACGTTCGACAACTTTCAAAGAATCGCTCGCACGCATTACCTGCCTGCGGATACACGGTTTGAGGTGATACCGCGATTTGAAACGTCATCGGGTGTCTATTCGATCTGGTCCGTGAGGATCGTGATGCCGCAAGTCAGCAAACCGGAATGGACCTATGCGTTTGGGATTCGACATCAGTTTGTCGCATGGAATTCGAGGATGGCATCGCAGATCCACTGGGGAATGCCAGACAATGGTTTGCAAGCTGGCTTTCGACTGATCCCTGCACAGAATGATTATCGCGTGGGACAAGTCGTTGATGTCGAGTTTCTTTATCGCAGCATCTACGGTCCGGCAATCGTCTCGCTGCCGAACGCCTTCATGCATCAGGAGGCGCATCTGCGACGGAGCGAAACAAACGATGCGCTTGAAGCCATTGTGGACGAGCAGGAAAAGATCATCGGCGGTTGGATGTCGCATCTTGTAACCGAAGAGCCCATCGCCCGCAGGGGGCAAAAGATCGGGTTCACGGATGATCCGAAGGCCGACTTCAACACGAATGTCGGCACCCGGCTGATCGTCTCGCCCACCGATGGCAAGCTGAGCCTCTCCTTCACCGTCGCCAATCCGGCAGATGGTGCGGAAGGACAGTCTTTAGAAACAGGAGAGCTACACTTCCGTGTCGTCAGGGACGAGTTGTCACAAAGGGATCCGCAAGCCGCGAGTGGCATTGATGCGACTGCAATGCCGGTTCAAGTGGAATCCACCGACGGTAACTCAAGCCAACCAGCGAAGCGATCCTCGAATTCTGCCCGTCAGGGAACCGTCGAAAACCTGACGAAGATCATCTACGCACTGCACCGTTATCACGATGCGCACGGGCACTTTCCTCCGGCAACCATTCTCGGCAAGGACGGCCAAGGTGGACCGCCGCATAGCTGGCGAGTCGAATTGTTGCCGCTGCTGGGCTACCAGGAACTGTATGACGATTATCACTTCGATGAACCCTGGGACAGCGATCACAATAAATCGCTGCTCGCGAAGATGCCCGACGTGTATCGCTCACCACTGGATAGTGCGGATTCGGTCAATACGTCGTATTTGGGAGTCGTGTCGGATGACGTTTCGAAGCGAGCAGCAGAACTTCAGGAGATGCGGGACCAGCGCAGTGGCGTTCTGGAGCCTGAATACGAACAGTACACGCCCGAAGCGACGGTGTTTTGGAAACAGCGTGGCGCGTCTTTCATCGACATGCATGACGGAACGTCAAACTGCATCGCCGTGATTGAAGCCCAACGAGACATTCCCTGGACCAAGCCGGCCGACATTGACTACTCCGCCGAGCAACCGTTGCCCGAACTCGGCGGCTGGTTTGAGCAGGGCGTGCATGCCGCGATGGCCGATGGGATGGTTAAGTTCCTGGCCAGCGACAACGATGAACAGACCATTCGCAACCTGCTGACCATTACCGATGGCGTTCCCACCAAACCGCTGCTGGTCCGACGATTGCGGATTCATGGTGCCATCGCGGTCGCTGAAGGCGAACCGGAAGCGGCCGCTGGTCCGGAGTTCTGTCAAGTTCCCGACGGACCATTGCTGCGGATTCTGCCCGACCAGCGTTCGATCATTACCGAAGCCGATATCCTCGAAGTCGCCGCCACCACCGCCCCGAACAATCCTCCCGGAGGTGACATCGTTGCCATGACGTTAACCGAAGAAGCCGGCAAGCGGTTTCTTGACGCGACGACGGCGCTGAGCGAGCAAGGAACGAACGGGTACATGGTGATCATGCTTGACCGAAAGGTCGTGAACGCACCGAGAGTACACGGACCGATTAGCAGTAAGCTGACCATCACTGGCAAGATCGACGCAATGAAACTCGCCGAACAGATTCAGGCGGCCATGGACGAAGTCAAATCAGTTGACCTGGCTCCCGCAATGAACGGGGGAGATGACGAGTTAGCTTCCATTGACGAGGTGTCACCAACAACCGACGTTCGGCAAGGAAACGCGGCACTCACGGAATCAGGCTCCTTCGTCAAAGTTCCTCTCATGGTCGAGTGGCATCCAGAGTCTGCAATGAAGAAGCACCTCGGGAAACGTCATCTGACCATGCTTGCCGATGGCAATATGAAGGATGAACGATATCCGAATGCGGTCAGCAGAGTGCTGCGGAGTATTTTCCATGACTGTCGTCTGGAATCCTTTGACCGGATAACCCGCGACGGGGTCGACTACTGGGACGCGAGAATTTTCGTGCCTCTCAAAGCGGAATACTCTATCGGGACGCTGTGGTACAAGGATCCCATTCGCACGCTTCGAATCGGAGACCGCCACACCCCCGTTCCCGCGCCAACGCTGACACAGGATGATCCTCAGGCAAAGCTCGACGAAGAGCTGAAAAATGGATTTCACCTGCGACTGGATGATTCGACCGAAGGAGAGACAGGGCTGGCGTTTGACGGTGGTTCAGCAGGAAACAACTCGGATTACTTCGAAACGCGGATTACCGAACAACACGGTTTTCTGACAGCGAAGCAATCTGTATCTCTCAACGAGGCGGTCGCTGCGTTCAATGGGATGGCTGGCGAGAACGCGGTGGGCAGAAAGCAACCGAAACTGACCGCTGACGAAGTCGTCGCCTCGATTCGTAACTGGATCGATCGAAACAAGGGGAACGCCGCCACGCGCAAGGAACTTCAGCAGATCATCGACACCCAGACGCTCCGTGCCGGGCACCAGTTGTCCTTTACCTCACGGTACGTCAGCGAGGGCCACGTGTTCGATGTCTGGGAAATCGGATTCGGTGACGATGCCTCGGTCCCCTGGCTCAGAATTCGCGACGTTCTCCTGGCGTCACGCCCGAAAACTCAGCAGGAACGAGAGCTGTGGGAACAGATCAGGACGGAAATGGCAGAGAGCTTTGATCGCGTCAGACTCGGTGGCTTAGACGCGTCTTCGCAGCGTTCACCTGAGGAACAGACAAGACTCGGAAAGCTCCTTGATCAGGCCTATCAGCCACCGGTAGTCATCCCCGGCACTCGTTCCGCTGCCGATGAGGCGGCTCTTCACAAATTTCGGCCCTACCGAGCGACTCGAAGAGCACAGGTGGAAGACGAGATTCACAAGATGCTTCAGCAGCCAACGTTGAAATCCATCAGGAAGTTGCCGCTTGCTGAAGTCGCCAAACAGTTTGGCAGATTTCACGATGTAAAAATCGTTTTCGACCCCTTGTGGCTGGAGGATGAAACGCCCGATTTGAATCAGCCAGTCAGCGCAGACCTGGGCGACCTTTCGCTGGGAGCGGCTCTCGACTTCATCCTGGTACCGCTTGGAATGTCCTACATCGTCCGCGACGACGAAATCCGAATCACTTCGATCGACAGGGCGGAGGCCTACCAATACGAACGAGTCCATGAATTGCCGCCGCCATTGAAAGGGCAGGAGGAGCAGGTCATTCAGGCCTTGACGACGAGAATCACTCCAGACAAATGGTGGGTTGCTGGCGGTGAATATGTTGCCGCGGCAACCGACGGCCGGTTGACCATCAGTGCAAATCGGGATACTCAGATGGCGGTTGTGGAACTGCTGGAGGAGATGCGGTCAACCTACGACTCACTGCCGACGTCAGATTCTGCCGACGGTGACCGGACGGGTCTTGAGGAATCGCTCGAACCGATCAAAAACTGA
- a CDS encoding alpha/beta hydrolase, translating to MNGMFRYGKGIAAALTLSAVAFVLKAAPQWLFPYVDPLPGHGEAGMLIDDYLTAPRASPPVREVLDAATTWKVAVVTNRPMVQPDEPLPFQATKPLSEQVVDAIYRSADTHFQFCDVVIPNNRRRGTCPVQNDKQPGIAFRHIEQSVSETFFPQLETLRQQSGSQDILIFIHGFNVRLPEAVARAAQVAEDMPFAGPVVVFSWNSQAKTLAYQQDEHSAERHFWSLAELLHGLRTNLAPSCKLHVVAHSMGNRVTLRAINALTGTIDPVGQPTDMFVRARLQSAANVSDVFAAIDSTRTSIVNGTHEIPQRFPIWASWRERNVSTAPLANLILAAPDVDAVEFRQLVGDIKQVCSGITVYASESDLALEASRRVHGGRYRAGDARANLDIEGITVIRVSVPGSNDLLGHSYYGSHPQVLDQLHQLTQPLRRITLGISAQRQ from the coding sequence ATGAATGGCATGTTTCGTTACGGAAAAGGAATTGCGGCGGCGTTGACCTTGTCAGCCGTTGCTTTCGTCTTGAAGGCTGCTCCACAGTGGCTGTTTCCATACGTTGACCCTCTTCCCGGCCACGGCGAAGCGGGCATGCTCATTGACGACTACCTAACCGCTCCACGAGCTTCCCCGCCAGTTCGGGAAGTGTTGGATGCAGCCACAACCTGGAAGGTAGCCGTTGTAACAAATCGGCCGATGGTGCAGCCCGACGAGCCACTGCCGTTTCAGGCGACAAAGCCGCTTTCGGAGCAGGTGGTTGATGCGATCTACAGGTCGGCGGACACGCACTTTCAGTTCTGCGATGTCGTCATTCCCAACAATCGTCGACGCGGCACATGTCCCGTACAGAATGACAAACAACCAGGCATTGCATTCAGGCACATTGAACAATCTGTCTCAGAGACGTTTTTTCCTCAACTGGAAACGCTGCGCCAGCAAAGTGGGTCGCAGGATATTCTGATTTTTATTCATGGCTTTAATGTGCGTCTGCCCGAAGCCGTGGCTCGAGCTGCTCAGGTTGCAGAGGATATGCCCTTTGCCGGTCCAGTCGTTGTGTTTAGCTGGAACTCACAGGCGAAGACTCTGGCGTATCAGCAGGATGAGCATTCAGCCGAACGGCACTTCTGGAGTCTTGCGGAATTACTTCATGGACTGCGGACCAACCTTGCACCATCGTGCAAGCTTCATGTTGTTGCACACAGCATGGGTAATCGAGTGACGTTACGCGCCATCAACGCTCTGACTGGCACCATTGACCCGGTCGGGCAGCCGACGGACATGTTCGTGCGAGCTCGTCTCCAATCGGCAGCCAATGTAAGCGACGTCTTTGCGGCGATCGACAGCACCCGAACCAGCATCGTGAATGGAACTCACGAAATTCCGCAGCGGTTTCCTATCTGGGCTTCGTGGCGAGAACGAAATGTCTCAACGGCACCGCTGGCGAATTTGATTCTTGCCGCTCCCGATGTTGATGCTGTGGAATTTCGTCAACTGGTTGGTGACATCAAACAAGTCTGTAGCGGCATCACTGTCTATGCTTCCGAAAGCGATCTGGCCCTGGAAGCATCGCGGCGAGTGCATGGTGGCAGATACCGTGCCGGTGATGCCCGAGCGAATCTGGACATCGAAGGCATAACGGTTATTCGAGTATCCGTGCCGGGATCAAACGATCTGTTGGGACATTCGTACTACGGAAGCCATCCGCAGGTACTCGACCAGTTACATCAGCTCACCCAACCACTGCGGCGCATAACTCTGGGAATTTCTGCTCAACGCCAGTAG
- a CDS encoding metallophosphoesterase, with protein sequence MSVDRRRFLSNSILATSAGALVGKRSVTAQDYSDYSKDPRPDVAEGAWTAGGPDGPVFAGSAVVTGPAADEVCILQPVQRLATGYLEYAVEDGDWQRVDADDDGLAPLAEHVLKFRLPPLPPGKVIRHRVVARTAGWIKVRQFYHGEFKVGEPQTSEEFRFRTLDPTADQTTFAVWNDTHENEETLKALDELTNAFKPDFMLWNGDQSNDVHFENQMAGQFLVPEGLAIANKWPMAYVRGNHDCRGPAARSVANFTGTPGDRFYYAFRSGPLAAIVLDTGEDKPDDSPYLSGMGAFQKMAREQADWLKQFVKTPWFVEAPHKVLFCHIPLWFDHPRIPGSTSNVAAYIRSLCIDTLTEAGVKLVISGHTHDFLWMPKKASQPIAQLIGGAPHPKYATLIQGVATPEHLHLKMMKLDGTILTDVTL encoded by the coding sequence ATGTCCGTTGATCGCAGAAGATTCCTTTCTAACTCGATCCTTGCCACATCGGCGGGAGCACTCGTTGGAAAACGATCAGTTACGGCTCAAGATTATTCTGACTATTCGAAGGACCCGAGGCCGGATGTGGCGGAAGGCGCCTGGACCGCTGGCGGACCTGACGGACCGGTGTTTGCAGGAAGCGCTGTCGTCACTGGTCCGGCTGCGGATGAAGTTTGCATCCTCCAGCCGGTTCAGCGGCTGGCCACAGGATATCTGGAATACGCAGTCGAAGACGGCGACTGGCAACGGGTCGATGCCGACGATGATGGTCTGGCACCACTGGCAGAACATGTCCTGAAATTTCGCCTGCCACCTCTTCCGCCGGGAAAGGTGATTCGGCATCGAGTGGTTGCCCGCACTGCGGGCTGGATTAAGGTCAGGCAGTTCTACCACGGTGAATTCAAAGTCGGCGAGCCGCAGACCAGTGAGGAGTTCCGTTTTCGCACTCTTGATCCGACCGCTGACCAGACAACCTTTGCCGTTTGGAATGATACACACGAAAATGAAGAGACACTCAAAGCACTTGATGAACTGACGAATGCGTTCAAACCGGACTTCATGCTTTGGAATGGAGATCAATCGAATGATGTCCACTTTGAAAATCAAATGGCAGGCCAGTTTCTCGTGCCGGAAGGGCTCGCGATCGCAAACAAGTGGCCGATGGCATATGTGCGAGGCAATCATGATTGCCGTGGTCCCGCGGCGCGTTCTGTGGCCAATTTCACGGGGACGCCGGGGGATCGATTCTATTATGCTTTTCGCAGTGGACCGCTGGCAGCGATCGTACTTGACACCGGTGAAGATAAACCCGATGACAGCCCCTATCTAAGCGGTATGGGAGCATTTCAAAAGATGGCGCGCGAGCAGGCAGACTGGCTCAAACAGTTTGTGAAGACTCCGTGGTTCGTCGAAGCACCACATAAAGTCCTGTTCTGCCACATCCCGCTCTGGTTCGATCATCCTCGAATTCCGGGAAGCACTTCCAACGTTGCCGCGTATATTCGCAGCCTGTGTATCGACACGCTTACCGAAGCAGGAGTGAAACTCGTCATCTCCGGGCATACTCACGACTTTTTGTGGATGCCGAAGAAGGCGAGCCAGCCAATTGCCCAGTTGATCGGCGGTGCTCCACATCCGAAGTACGCAACGCTCATTCAGGGAGTCGCGACACCGGAACATTTGCACCTGAAGATGATGAAACTCGATGGGACGATTCTGACTGACGTCACACTGTGA